One part of the Granulicella arctica genome encodes these proteins:
- a CDS encoding S41 family peptidase: protein MAPRTRRALFSATLFLTTCAILGSVINQKVAAQSASDESTLRDSLHSFTNVYSVVEQNYAEPLTGDKTDKAIYDGAIPGMLHVLDPHSNFYDPKSYAQMREDQHGKYYGVGMSIQPQLIGSVMKIVVLTPFEGTPSYKAGIRPGDIIVSVDGKATEGMDSAAVATLLKGPKGTHVAVAMDREGSSKPLVFDLIRDEIPRNSVDLAFLVRPGIGYIHVTSFMETTSREVGDALDKFGDIKGLVIDLRGNPGGLLNEAVNMSDKFLQKGQIVVSQKGRAFPDQVYRATHGEEGPKYPIVVLVNRNTASAAEIVSGALQDHDRALIVGETTFGKGLVQTVFQVSENTGLALTTYHYYTPSGRLIQRNYSNISLYDYYYLRDGVEKGANREVKLTDSGRTVYGGGGITPDETIDTPKPNQFEDSLLQHYAFFNFSKHYLASHTVAKDFQVDDAVLAQFKDFLKSKSIDYTDADISGVQDWVKMSIKSELFTSQFGQLEGLKIRADWDPEISKAVTFVPEAQALADHTKNNNVKTASLSH from the coding sequence ATGGCTCCACGTACCCGCCGCGCACTCTTTTCCGCCACGCTGTTTCTCACGACATGCGCCATCCTCGGCTCCGTCATCAATCAGAAGGTCGCTGCTCAGTCCGCCTCGGACGAATCGACGCTGCGCGACTCGCTGCACTCGTTCACCAACGTCTATTCGGTCGTCGAGCAGAACTATGCCGAACCGCTGACGGGTGACAAGACGGACAAGGCAATCTACGACGGGGCGATTCCGGGAATGCTGCATGTGCTCGACCCGCACTCGAACTTCTACGATCCGAAGTCTTACGCGCAGATGCGGGAGGACCAGCACGGCAAATATTACGGTGTGGGAATGTCGATCCAGCCGCAACTGATCGGCAGCGTGATGAAGATCGTGGTGCTGACTCCGTTTGAGGGGACGCCGTCGTACAAGGCGGGCATCCGGCCGGGCGATATTATCGTGTCGGTCGACGGTAAGGCGACGGAGGGTATGGACTCGGCGGCGGTCGCAACGCTGCTGAAGGGACCCAAGGGAACGCATGTAGCCGTGGCGATGGACCGTGAAGGCTCGTCCAAGCCGCTGGTGTTCGATCTGATCCGCGACGAGATTCCACGGAATTCGGTCGATCTCGCATTCTTAGTTCGGCCGGGCATTGGCTATATCCACGTCACGAGCTTTATGGAGACGACCAGCCGTGAGGTGGGGGATGCGCTCGACAAGTTCGGCGATATCAAGGGATTGGTCATCGACCTGCGCGGGAATCCGGGCGGCCTGCTGAACGAAGCCGTGAACATGTCGGACAAGTTCCTCCAGAAGGGGCAGATCGTCGTGTCGCAGAAGGGCCGGGCGTTCCCGGACCAGGTCTATCGTGCGACACATGGGGAAGAGGGTCCAAAGTACCCGATTGTTGTGCTGGTGAACCGCAATACGGCATCGGCGGCAGAGATTGTGTCGGGCGCGTTGCAGGATCATGATCGGGCGCTGATCGTCGGCGAGACGACCTTCGGGAAGGGACTGGTGCAGACGGTCTTTCAGGTCTCCGAAAATACCGGCCTGGCATTGACGACCTATCACTATTACACACCGTCGGGACGGCTGATCCAGCGAAACTACAGCAATATCTCGCTGTACGACTACTACTACCTGCGCGATGGCGTGGAGAAGGGCGCGAACCGTGAGGTGAAGCTGACCGACTCCGGCCGCACGGTCTATGGCGGCGGCGGCATTACGCCGGACGAGACAATCGATACACCGAAGCCCAACCAGTTTGAGGACAGCCTGCTCCAGCACTACGCGTTCTTCAACTTCAGCAAGCACTACCTCGCCAGCCATACCGTGGCGAAGGACTTTCAGGTAGACGATGCGGTACTGGCGCAGTTCAAGGACTTCCTGAAGTCGAAGAGCATCGACTACACGGATGCGGATATCAGCGGCGTTCAGGACTGGGTGAAGATGAGCATCAAGAGCGAGCTGTTCACGTCGCAGTTCGGTCAACTGGAAGGGCTGAAGATCCGCGCCGACTGGGATCCGGAGATCAGCAAAGCTGTGACCTTCGTCCCCGAAGCGCAGGCGCTTGCCGACCATACTAAAAACAACAATGTGAAGACGGCCAGCCTGTCTCACTAA